The Archangium primigenium genomic interval TCCTGTTGAGCGCGGTGGGGACGGGACTGGCCTGGCTGACGCTGCAGCGGCCCCTGCTGTCCTTGATGGATCTGGTGCGGCAGTGTGGCGCCCAGGGCGCGCTGCGAGGCGTGTCGCTGTCGCGCACGCTCGGCTCGCTGCCCTTCCTGCTGGGCCTGGACCTGGTGCTGCTCACGGCGGTGTCCTATGGCGTCCTGGACTTCATGGTGGGGCGGCCCCTGCGGCGGACCGAGAAGGTGGTGGAGCACCTCGGGCGGCTGGAACTGGACGTGTCCCTGCCGGAGAGCCCGGGCCCGTTGCTCTCGCGGGTCCAGCGCGCGCTGTCTCGCCTGCGGGGAGCGCTCCAGGAGGAGCAGCAGACCACCCGCCATCAATTGGAGGCGCTCCGGGCCGCCAACGCGCGCTTGAGCCAGGCGCGCACGGAACTGGTCGCCGCGGAGCGCCTGGCGACCGTGGGGCGGCTCGCGGCGGGCGTGGCCCACGAGGTGGGCAACCCCCTGGCTGGCATCCTCGGCTACCTGTCCCTGGCGCAGGCCCGGACCCGCGAGCCCGAGGTGCTCGAGTACCTCGGGCGCATCGATCACGAGGTGCAGCGCATCGACGGCATCGTGCGGGGCCTCTTGGAGATCGGCCGCCCGGCCCAGGTGAACCTGGGGCCCGTGGACGTGGGGCGGGTGGCGGAGACGTGTGTCCGGCTCGTCAAGGCCGGGCGGGATTTTCCCGACGTGCGCTGGGAGTGCGCCTTCGCGCCCGGCCTGTTGGCGTGGGCGGACGCGGGACCGGTGTCACAGATCGTGATCAACCTGTTGCTCAACGCGGTGCAGGCCATGGAAGGGCACGGCGTCGTGCGGTTGTCCACGCGCGCGGAGACGAGGGGCGTGGTGCTGCGCGTGGAGGACACGGGGCCGGGCATCGCGGCCGAGGCGATGACCCGGCTCTTCGAGCCCTTCTTCACCACGCGGCCGCCTGGAGAGGGCACCGGCATGGGCCTGGCGGTCTCGCTGCATCTGGCGGAGTCGATGGCGGGGCGACTGACGGCGGAGAACCTCCCCGGGGGCGGGGCCTGTTTCACCCTGTTGCTTCCCGGGAGTTGAGGCGACCCCCCTGGCCGAGTCCCCCCGGGGTGCGCTACTTCTCCAGGTACGCCCCCCCCCATGGCCTCCCTCTTCCGCAGCATCCTCATCGCCGACGACGAGCCGTCCATCCGTCATGTGCTGAGCCTGGTGTTGTCGGAGCTCGGCTACGAGGTCCGCGCCGTGGCCGACGGCGAGGAGGCGCTGCGGGAGCTGGCCACGCGGGGCTATGACCTGTTGCTGTGTGACGTGCGCATGCCCCGGCTCGATGGCCTGTCCCTGCTGCGCCAGGCCCTCGCCGCGCATCCGTCCCTGACGGTGGTGGTGATGAGCGCGTACGGCTCCCAGGCCCAGGCCCTCGAGGCGGTGGGCGCGGGCGCGTACGACTACGTGCGCAAGCCCTTCAAGCCCGAGGAGATCGTCTTCGTCCTGCGCAAGGCCGAGGAGCGCGAGCGCCTGCTCCGGGAGAACCGGCGCCTGCAGGGCGCGGGGATCTCGGCCACGGGCGACAACATCCTGGGCGAGAGCGAGCCCATGCGCGCGGTGATGCGGCAGGTGGATCGGCTCGCGCCCGTGGGCACCACCGTGCTCATCACCGGCGAGAGCGGCACGGGCAAGGAGCTCGTCGCGCGGGCGCTGCACGCGCGCTCGCCCCGGGCCGCCATGCCCTTCGTGGCCGTCAATTGTGGCGCCATCTCCGCGGGCCTCATCGAGAGCGAGCTGTTCGGCCATGCCCGAGGCGCCTTCACGGATGCGCGCACCGCCCGGCGGGGCCTGTTCAGCGAGGCCGATGGCGGCACGCTCTTCCTCGACGAGGTGGGGGAGTTGCCCGCGCCCGCCCAGGTCAAGCTGTTGCGCGTGCTCCAGGAAGGGGAGATCCGCCCCGTGGGCGAGAACCGGGCGGAGAAGGTGAATGTGCGGGTGCTCGCCGCCACGCTGCGCGACCTGGGGCGGCTGGTGGAGCGGGGG includes:
- a CDS encoding sensor histidine kinase, with the protein product MKGRIASVAFLLSAVGTGLAWLTLQRPLLSLMDLVRQCGAQGALRGVSLSRTLGSLPFLLGLDLVLLTAVSYGVLDFMVGRPLRRTEKVVEHLGRLELDVSLPESPGPLLSRVQRALSRLRGALQEEQQTTRHQLEALRAANARLSQARTELVAAERLATVGRLAAGVAHEVGNPLAGILGYLSLAQARTREPEVLEYLGRIDHEVQRIDGIVRGLLEIGRPAQVNLGPVDVGRVAETCVRLVKAGRDFPDVRWECAFAPGLLAWADAGPVSQIVINLLLNAVQAMEGHGVVRLSTRAETRGVVLRVEDTGPGIAAEAMTRLFEPFFTTRPPGEGTGMGLAVSLHLAESMAGRLTAENLPGGGACFTLLLPGS
- a CDS encoding sigma-54-dependent transcriptional regulator, which encodes MASLFRSILIADDEPSIRHVLSLVLSELGYEVRAVADGEEALRELATRGYDLLLCDVRMPRLDGLSLLRQALAAHPSLTVVVMSAYGSQAQALEAVGAGAYDYVRKPFKPEEIVFVLRKAEERERLLRENRRLQGAGISATGDNILGESEPMRAVMRQVDRLAPVGTTVLITGESGTGKELVARALHARSPRAAMPFVAVNCGAISAGLIESELFGHARGAFTDARTARRGLFSEADGGTLFLDEVGELPAPAQVKLLRVLQEGEIRPVGENRAEKVNVRVLAATLRDLGRLVERGEFREDLYYRLNVVNVRVPPLRERSGDIPLLAHSFLSRFNRELNREPPVLGLGPGTEALLCAYAWPGNVRELENAMERAVLLADGEWISPQNLPERLGFSSGGASVPSVPRSPVAPSAADADLSLKRAIRDLEESYIRAALRRTRGNRTRAAEVLEISHRALLYKLKEYGIDADAEGEHG